A region from the Pseudonocardia petroleophila genome encodes:
- a CDS encoding CPBP family intramembrane glutamic endopeptidase encodes MTTRTPAGSTTSTTRGGTGVSGRDLRSIGVFTAVAFALSWLLALPLWFGEGLASPWFPLVSVSVMATPAVAALVVVFVVERPRHRARTLGLWPLTPVRRLLGFAALGIVVPIALVLVALPIGALLGVYPADVVGFSAFQQLRDEQAAAAGAGGLPISTGALVALQLAVLPVAAVINLVPALGEELGWRGWLLPKLMPLGPVPAILVSGVLWGVWHAPLVLLGYNYPTAPGWLGVTAMVGTCILLGAVFGWLRLRSGSVWPAALAHASINGAAGSSLLFAAAGEPVDTTQATILGWSGWIVPFALVAVLVATGRFAPAEPSSAPQPGTASPHP; translated from the coding sequence GTGACCACCCGCACCCCGGCGGGGTCGACCACCTCCACGACGCGGGGCGGGACCGGCGTGAGCGGCCGCGACCTGCGATCCATCGGGGTGTTCACCGCCGTCGCGTTCGCGCTCTCCTGGCTGCTCGCGCTGCCGCTCTGGTTCGGCGAGGGGCTCGCCTCCCCGTGGTTCCCGCTGGTGTCCGTCTCCGTCATGGCGACCCCCGCCGTCGCCGCTCTCGTCGTCGTGTTCGTCGTGGAACGGCCGCGGCACCGGGCGAGGACGCTCGGGCTGTGGCCGTTGACGCCGGTCCGGAGGCTGCTCGGCTTCGCCGCACTGGGGATCGTCGTGCCCATCGCGCTCGTCCTGGTGGCGCTCCCGATCGGTGCACTGCTCGGCGTCTACCCGGCCGACGTCGTCGGCTTCTCCGCGTTCCAGCAGCTCCGCGACGAGCAGGCGGCCGCCGCAGGTGCGGGCGGGCTCCCGATCTCGACCGGTGCGCTCGTCGCCCTCCAGCTCGCCGTACTCCCGGTGGCGGCCGTCATCAACCTCGTACCGGCCCTCGGGGAGGAGCTGGGCTGGCGGGGCTGGTTGCTCCCGAAGCTGATGCCGCTCGGCCCGGTGCCGGCGATCCTGGTCTCCGGCGTGCTGTGGGGCGTGTGGCACGCCCCGCTCGTCCTCCTCGGGTACAACTACCCGACCGCGCCGGGCTGGCTCGGCGTGACCGCGATGGTCGGCACCTGCATCCTGCTCGGAGCGGTCTTCGGCTGGCTCCGGCTCCGGTCGGGTTCGGTGTGGCCCGCCGCCCTCGCCCACGCCTCGATCAACGGGGCGGCCGGGAGCTCCCTGCTCTTCGCCGCCGCAGGCGAGCCCGTCGACACCACGCAGGCCACGATCCTCGGCTGGAGCGGGTGGATCGTGCCGTTCGCCCTCGTCGCGGTCCTCGTCGCGACCGGGCGGTTCGCTCCGGCCGAGCCCTCGTCCGCCCCGCAGCCGGGGACGG